From Agelaius phoeniceus isolate bAgePho1 chromosome 19, bAgePho1.hap1, whole genome shotgun sequence, a single genomic window includes:
- the NUP85 gene encoding nuclear pore complex protein Nup85 isoform X1, whose amino-acid sequence MDEPDTEPPLVVVPGADPSARQLCFAWGPAEVLVCETLFGRAGTGDGAPSSSRVFVVRRDQDIYIHTLRKLFNESHGIFMGLQRSEEELAGKSRKAQLVQVSKNYRSVIRACMEDMHQAAVSTRDPALQGQYSTQVSILSAMELIWNLCEILFVEAATAGPLLLRLLDWVRLHVCDVDSMVREVLSSESPSKHKLFWNVVDVFVLQGRMDEARHLLSKEASANPASMNMYKILDDLMKKMPVPSLGNTQTLTELELKWQHWHEECQRYLQDGTFASNPHMESICKILLGDEDAILEKKELMTTWYHFLVTRLLYSHPTVKPMELRFYAQSSMDLFLGGESSPEPLDMILMAAFEFEMHQVIKECSIVLSNWWFVAHLTDLLDHCKLLQSHNLYFGSNMREFLLLEYASGLFSHHSLWQLGVDYLDHCPEFGRVYLELHIERIPLSTEQKALKVLRICEQRQMHEQVRSICKIMAMKALRNNRLGSALSWSIRAKDAAFATLISDRFLKDYCEKGCFSDLDLIDNLGPSMLLSDRLTFLGKYREFHRLYGEKRFAEAARLLLTLMTAHIAPCSFWMTLLTDALPLLEQKEVIFSAEQTYELMRCLEDLTAGNPDKQKFQDDDVETTKVEMLRLALARNLARVIVKEGTVEGS is encoded by the exons atGGACGAGCCGGACACGGAGCCGCCGCTCGTG GTGGTGCCGGGCGCGGACCCGTCGGCCCGGCAGCTCTGCTTCGCCTGGGGCCCCGCGGAGGTGCTGGTGTGCGAGACCCTGTTCGGCCGCGCAG GTACCGGGGATGGAGCACCGAGTTCCTCCCGCGTCTTCGTGGTTCGCAGGGATCAGGACATTTACATCCACACCCTGCGGAAACTCTTCAACGAGTCGCACGGGATTTTCATGGGGCTGCAGCGGAGCGAGGAGGAACTGGCGGGGAAGTCGCGGAAGGCGCA ATTGGTTCAAGTGAGTAAAAACTACCGGTCAGTGATAAGAGCCTGCATGGAGGACATGCACCAGGCAGCTG TTTCAACCCGGGACCCTGCCCTGCAAGGCCAGTACAGCACTCAG GTTTCCATTCTCTCTGCAATGGAGCTGATCTGGAACCTGTGTGAGATTCTGTTTGTGGAAGCAGCTACAG CTGGGCCCCTCCTGCTGCGCCTCCTGGACTGGGTGCGGCTCCACGTGTGTGACGTGGACAGCATGGTCCGGGAAGTTCTGAGCAGTGAGAGTCCATCCAAACACAAGCTCTTCTGGAACGTG GTGGATGTCTTTGTGCTCCAAGGCCGGATGGATGAAGCACGGCACCTGCTCTCCAAGGAAGCCAGTGCCAATCCCGCATCCATGAACATGTACAAAATCTTGGATGACTTGATGAAGAAGATGCCTGTGCCCAGT CTTGGCAACACCCAGACTCTGACAGAGCTGGAACTGAAGTGGCAGCACTGGCACGAGGAATGTCAACGGTATCTACAGGATGGAACTTTTGCTTCCAATCCCCACATGGAGTCCATCTGCAAG ATCCTGCTGGGAGATGAGGATGCCATTTTGGAGAAGAAGGAGCTCATGACCACCTGGTATCACTTCCTCGTCACCCGGCTCCTGTATTCCCACCCGACAGTGAAGCCGATGGAGCTGCGTTTCTATGCACAg TCTAGTATGGACCTCTTCCTGGGTggagagagcagccctgagcctcTAGACATGATTTTAATGGCAGCCTTTGAATTTGAGATGCATCAAGTGATCAAGGAATGCAG CATTGTCCTGAGCAACTGGTGGTTTGTGGCTCATCTGACTGACCTGTTGGATCACTGCAAACTCCTGCAGTCTCATAATCTCTA CTTTGGTTCAAATATGCGTGAATTCCTCCTGCTGGAGTATGCCTCAGGACTCTTCTCCCATCACAG CCTATGGCAGCTGGGGGTGGATTACTTGGACCACTGCCCAGAGTTCGGCCGGGTGTACCTGGAGCTGCACATCGAGCGCATCCCCCTCAGCACGGAGCAGAAGGCCCTCAAGGTGCTGAGGATCTGTGAGCAGAGGCAGATGCATGAACAAG TGCGCAGCATCTGTAAGATCatggccatgaaggctctgcggAACAACCGCCTGGGCTCGGCCCTGTCCTGGAGCATCCGGGCCAAGGACGCGGCCTTTGCCACCCTCATCTCAGACCG ATTCCTTAAGGACTATTGTGAAAAGGGGTGTTTCTCTGACCTGGACCTCATTGACAATCTGGGCCCGTCCATGCTGCTCAGTGACCGGCTCACATTCCTTG GGAAGTACCGGGAGTTCCACCGGCTCTACGGCGAGAAGCGGTTCGCGGAGGCGGCGCGGCTGCTGCTGACGCTGATGACGGCTCACATCGCTCCCTGCTCCTTCTGGATGACGCTGCTCACGGATGCGCTCCcgctgctggagcagaaggAG GTCATATTTTCAGCAGAGCAGACTTACGAGTTGATGCGATGCCTGGAAGACCTGACAGCAGGGAATCCAGACAAGCAGAAATTCCAG GATGATGATGTTGAGACAACCAAAGTGGAAATGCTGAGACTCGCCCTTGCACGGAACCTCGCACGAGTCATCGTCAAAGAAGGCACCGTGGAAGGATCTTGA
- the NUP85 gene encoding nuclear pore complex protein Nup85 isoform X2, whose translation MARGLVLLGFQVVPGADPSARQLCFAWGPAEVLVCETLFGRAGTGDGAPSSSRVFVVRRDQDIYIHTLRKLFNESHGIFMGLQRSEEELAGKSRKAQLVQVSKNYRSVIRACMEDMHQAAVSTRDPALQGQYSTQVSILSAMELIWNLCEILFVEAATAGPLLLRLLDWVRLHVCDVDSMVREVLSSESPSKHKLFWNVVDVFVLQGRMDEARHLLSKEASANPASMNMYKILDDLMKKMPVPSLGNTQTLTELELKWQHWHEECQRYLQDGTFASNPHMESICKILLGDEDAILEKKELMTTWYHFLVTRLLYSHPTVKPMELRFYAQSSMDLFLGGESSPEPLDMILMAAFEFEMHQVIKECSIVLSNWWFVAHLTDLLDHCKLLQSHNLYFGSNMREFLLLEYASGLFSHHSLWQLGVDYLDHCPEFGRVYLELHIERIPLSTEQKALKVLRICEQRQMHEQVRSICKIMAMKALRNNRLGSALSWSIRAKDAAFATLISDRFLKDYCEKGCFSDLDLIDNLGPSMLLSDRLTFLGKYREFHRLYGEKRFAEAARLLLTLMTAHIAPCSFWMTLLTDALPLLEQKEVIFSAEQTYELMRCLEDLTAGNPDKQKFQDDDVETTKVEMLRLALARNLARVIVKEGTVEGS comes from the exons GTGGTGCCGGGCGCGGACCCGTCGGCCCGGCAGCTCTGCTTCGCCTGGGGCCCCGCGGAGGTGCTGGTGTGCGAGACCCTGTTCGGCCGCGCAG GTACCGGGGATGGAGCACCGAGTTCCTCCCGCGTCTTCGTGGTTCGCAGGGATCAGGACATTTACATCCACACCCTGCGGAAACTCTTCAACGAGTCGCACGGGATTTTCATGGGGCTGCAGCGGAGCGAGGAGGAACTGGCGGGGAAGTCGCGGAAGGCGCA ATTGGTTCAAGTGAGTAAAAACTACCGGTCAGTGATAAGAGCCTGCATGGAGGACATGCACCAGGCAGCTG TTTCAACCCGGGACCCTGCCCTGCAAGGCCAGTACAGCACTCAG GTTTCCATTCTCTCTGCAATGGAGCTGATCTGGAACCTGTGTGAGATTCTGTTTGTGGAAGCAGCTACAG CTGGGCCCCTCCTGCTGCGCCTCCTGGACTGGGTGCGGCTCCACGTGTGTGACGTGGACAGCATGGTCCGGGAAGTTCTGAGCAGTGAGAGTCCATCCAAACACAAGCTCTTCTGGAACGTG GTGGATGTCTTTGTGCTCCAAGGCCGGATGGATGAAGCACGGCACCTGCTCTCCAAGGAAGCCAGTGCCAATCCCGCATCCATGAACATGTACAAAATCTTGGATGACTTGATGAAGAAGATGCCTGTGCCCAGT CTTGGCAACACCCAGACTCTGACAGAGCTGGAACTGAAGTGGCAGCACTGGCACGAGGAATGTCAACGGTATCTACAGGATGGAACTTTTGCTTCCAATCCCCACATGGAGTCCATCTGCAAG ATCCTGCTGGGAGATGAGGATGCCATTTTGGAGAAGAAGGAGCTCATGACCACCTGGTATCACTTCCTCGTCACCCGGCTCCTGTATTCCCACCCGACAGTGAAGCCGATGGAGCTGCGTTTCTATGCACAg TCTAGTATGGACCTCTTCCTGGGTggagagagcagccctgagcctcTAGACATGATTTTAATGGCAGCCTTTGAATTTGAGATGCATCAAGTGATCAAGGAATGCAG CATTGTCCTGAGCAACTGGTGGTTTGTGGCTCATCTGACTGACCTGTTGGATCACTGCAAACTCCTGCAGTCTCATAATCTCTA CTTTGGTTCAAATATGCGTGAATTCCTCCTGCTGGAGTATGCCTCAGGACTCTTCTCCCATCACAG CCTATGGCAGCTGGGGGTGGATTACTTGGACCACTGCCCAGAGTTCGGCCGGGTGTACCTGGAGCTGCACATCGAGCGCATCCCCCTCAGCACGGAGCAGAAGGCCCTCAAGGTGCTGAGGATCTGTGAGCAGAGGCAGATGCATGAACAAG TGCGCAGCATCTGTAAGATCatggccatgaaggctctgcggAACAACCGCCTGGGCTCGGCCCTGTCCTGGAGCATCCGGGCCAAGGACGCGGCCTTTGCCACCCTCATCTCAGACCG ATTCCTTAAGGACTATTGTGAAAAGGGGTGTTTCTCTGACCTGGACCTCATTGACAATCTGGGCCCGTCCATGCTGCTCAGTGACCGGCTCACATTCCTTG GGAAGTACCGGGAGTTCCACCGGCTCTACGGCGAGAAGCGGTTCGCGGAGGCGGCGCGGCTGCTGCTGACGCTGATGACGGCTCACATCGCTCCCTGCTCCTTCTGGATGACGCTGCTCACGGATGCGCTCCcgctgctggagcagaaggAG GTCATATTTTCAGCAGAGCAGACTTACGAGTTGATGCGATGCCTGGAAGACCTGACAGCAGGGAATCCAGACAAGCAGAAATTCCAG GATGATGATGTTGAGACAACCAAAGTGGAAATGCTGAGACTCGCCCTTGCACGGAACCTCGCACGAGTCATCGTCAAAGAAGGCACCGTGGAAGGATCTTGA